In Candidatus Effluviviaceae Genus V sp., the genomic window TCGACGGCCACGGCGGGCGTGCCGAGCCGGACGTCGATGTCGCGTTCCTCACGGAACTCGTCGGCGCCCATCGCGATGAGGTCGTCCCGGTGCTCGACGAGCCCCTCGATGTAGTAGGGTAGCGAGCACGCGCTGTACGAGACGTCGTATCCGCGCTCGAGGACGACGATGTCCAGATCGGGTCGCATCCGCCGTGCCCTGCTGGCGGCGCTCATCCCCGCCGCGTCGCCGCCGATGACGACGAGTCGGCCGTTCTCGGGAACCGCTTCAGTTGCCACGTGGGCCTCCGTCCGTCTGTTCGTGGAATCCCGCCCTTCAGCGCTGCTCAGTCAGGGGTAGCACATGCGGCGGCGTGCGAACAAGCCCCTCGAAAAAGAACAGGGGGCGGCCTCGGGCCGCCCCCCCCTTGATCGTCCGGCAGACGCCGAGAGAACGTCTAGCCGTTCTTGACCTCGACCTTCTTGCCGCGCGCGACCTCGGTCTTGGGCACCGTGACGGTCAGAACGCCGTCCTTGTGGGTCGCAGCGACCCTGTCGATGTCGGCGCTCCGGGGAAGCGTGAAGATGCGCTTGAAGGAGCCGTAGCTCCGCTCCATGCGGTAGTAGTTCTTCTCCTTCTCCTCCTCTTCCTGACGCTTCTCTCCGGAGATGACGAGCTGATTCTCGTCGACGCTGACGTCCACATCATCCATCGATACGCCCGGAACCTCGGCCGTCACGACGATGGCGTCCTCGGTCTCGGAGATGTCGACGCTCGGGTTCCAGTCGAACTCTGACAGGGAAGCCGGGGACATCCAGTTTCTGAGGAGTCGGTCGAAAGCCCTGTCGAGCTCATCCTGAACTGCCGGGAGGTTCCTTCTGGGTCTCCAGCGTACCAGCTCCATGAACCATGCCTCCTTTCCCCTGCTGAGATTGCGCTGAACCTCGGCCTCGCCGCCACGCCGTGGCGAGCAAGGCCTCACCAACGTCCACGCCTTATGATGCAGAAGGGGTTCTCGGGTTGCATGGAAAAGCGCCCCCCGGCGGCCGTCGCCGGGGGGCGCGCTGTGTCTCGTGACGCGGCGAGGGGGGTCTCTCCTTCGCCTTCCGGGGCGGTTCAGCCCTGCCCTTCGTTCCCGCTGTCGTCCCGCTCCATGCACTCGTCGAGGGCGGCACTGAGGCGGCGCCGCACGTCTTCGGGGACCTCCTGTCTGAACGAGACCCGCTTATGCAGCGTGATCGTTCGCTCGAACGTCCTGAAGAGGGCGCGCGCATCCTCACACGTCTCCATATGCTCCTCGAACTCTACGCGGACCTCTCGGGAGAGATCCCCGTCAAGATATTCGGAGAGCAGCTTCCAGAACTCCGTGCAGTCGAGCATCACGCCCCCGTCGTCGTGCCTTTCCCTCGCTCCCCGACCCGCTCGGCCGGTCAGGCCTCCCCGCCCGTGTCGACCGGCTCGTAGCGACCACCCATGTGGTCGGCGAGGAACTTCTCAGCCGCTCCATAGAACCTG contains:
- a CDS encoding Hsp20 family protein, with amino-acid sequence MELVRWRPRRNLPAVQDELDRAFDRLLRNWMSPASLSEFDWNPSVDISETEDAIVVTAEVPGVSMDDVDVSVDENQLVISGEKRQEEEEKEKNYYRMERSYGSFKRIFTLPRSADIDRVAATHKDGVLTVTVPKTEVARGKKVEVKNG